A genomic window from Chanodichthys erythropterus isolate Z2021 chromosome 1, ASM2448905v1, whole genome shotgun sequence includes:
- the gdpd2 gene encoding glycerophosphoinositol inositolphosphodiesterase GDPD2 yields MISIIKTCFRGIYSCHWNSDNTKQKRSCCWFSFLSFVSILALSWMYVCFIAFNDHTDVNEHAFKKLEKWVDWYMIVMVISAMLATYCFLLLVFGLLHFAIREPLNLHWLHKVFLVLGLLTDTIGIAGFSKEWIEEWQTVYMSFQATAPFLHLGALVALTLISWLVFKSYHTSACKVFIMMTFLVVSTAVFLCPLAICSPCITSNLPPKPSLVGHRGAPMLAPENTMMSFRKSMECGVVAFETDVQISKDMKPFLMHDNGEKYLLRTTDVKKKFPGRDNSMHTNFTLEELKMLNAGEWFLRTDPFHSVSSLSEEEKREANNQTVPSLSELLVMAKKHNVSLIFDLKNENNSTGFHNSNSFYTTETIIKSGISPDKIWWLPREYRHNVRNFSPGFKQVYNVVDEMNADGGSFLNMKYSSLSTRSISELREKNVSVNLWVVNERWLFSLLWCSGASSVTTNACHIFKNMSKPDWHLEPKKYMGIWISADVISLLLMFGMFLWQRRKNHVSRQKEERGFPLLDH; encoded by the exons ATGATCTCAATCATTAAAACCTGCTTCAGAGGGATCTACAGTTGTCATTGGAACAGTgataacacaaaacaaaaa aGGTCATGCTGCTGGTTCTCTTTTCTGTCTTTTGTGTCCATACTTGCCCTGAGTTGGATGTACGTTTGCTTTATTGCCTTCAACGACCACACTGATGTAAATGA GCATGCCTTCAAAAAATTGGAAAAATGGGTGGACTGGTACATGATAGTGATGGTGATTTCTGCTATGCTAGCCACTTACTGTTTCCTTCTACTG GTATTTGGATTGCTACATTTCGCAATTAGAGAGCCCTTGAATTTGCACTGGCTGCATAAG GTGTTTCTGGTTTTGGGTCTCCTCACTGATACTATTGGTATAGCTGGATTTAGTAAAGAATGGATAGAGGAGTGGCAAACTGTCTATATGTCATTTCAG GCCACGGCTCCTTTCCTGCATCTGGGTGCTCTGGTGGCTTTGACCTTGATCAGCTGGCTCGTGTTCAAGAGTTATCATACATCTG CTTGTAAGGTTTTTATAATGATGACCTTCCTGGTAGTGTCCACTGCTGTGTTCCTTTGTCCTCTCGCAATCTGTTCTCCGTGCATTACCAGTAACCTTCCCCCAAAACCCTCACTCGTCGGACACCGTGGTGCTCCAATG CTGGCTCCAGAGAATACCATGATGTCATTCAGGAAGAGTATGGAGTGTGGCGTGGTGGCATTTGAAACAGATGTGCAAATCAG CAAAGATATGAAGCCTTTTCTTATGCATGACAATGGTGAAAAATATCTGCTACGAACAACTGACGTGAAGAAAAAATTTCCAGGTCGAGATAACAGCATGCACACTAACTTCACATTGGAAGAGTTAAAGATGTTAAATGCAGGCGAATGGTTTTTAAGG ACAGATCCATTTCATTCAGTGTCATCGCTCTCAGAGGAAGAGAAGAGGGAGGCTAACAACCAGACAGTACCATCTCTTTCTGAGCTCTTGGTCATGGCCAAAAAGCATAATGTCTccctcatatttgacctaaaaaATGAGAATAACTCAACAGGATTCCACAACAGCAACTCCTTCTACACCACTGAAACTATCATAAAGTCAGGCATCTCACCAGACAAG ATATGGTGGCTTCCTCGAGAATATAGACACAACGTGAGAAATTTTTCACCAGGGTTCAAGCAGGTGTATAACGTGGTTGACGAAATGAATGCGGATGGTGGAAGCTTCCTAAATATGAAATACAGTTCACTGAGCACTCGTAGCATAAG TGAGCTGCGGGAAAAAAACGTGTCTGTGAATCTGTGGGTTGTGAATGAACGTTGGCTCTTCTCATTACTGTGGTGCTCTGGGGCCAGTTCAGTGACCACCAATGCCTGCCACATCTTCAAAAACATGTCTAAGCCTGACTGGCATCTG GAGCCTAAAAAGTACATGGGAATATGGATCTCGGCTGACGTGATATCATTGCTGTTGATGTTTGGGATGTTTCTTTGGCAAAG GAGAAAGAACCATGTTTCTCGTCAAAAAGAAGAGAGGGGTTTCCCCCTGCTTGATCACTGA